In Methanosarcina barkeri MS, a single window of DNA contains:
- a CDS encoding hydrogenase maturation protease, with translation MSILNASIRILGCGSPLMGNDGVGLKVIEALQESELKNLKDVNIVDAGVCGLDLLNLLDGARKVIIVDAILANSLPGSVHRIEGKDLLDGVEFHPLVSVHDLTITDVLKIGEQVQELPEIVVIGIEIGSIVTEATQEISPDVLKGVDKAIKLIREEVFSSL, from the coding sequence ATGTCTATACTAAATGCTTCTATACGCATTCTTGGTTGCGGAAGCCCATTAATGGGAAACGATGGTGTTGGCCTCAAAGTCATTGAGGCCCTTCAAGAATCCGAACTTAAAAACCTCAAAGATGTCAATATCGTGGATGCAGGGGTATGTGGGCTTGACCTTCTAAATCTTCTTGATGGCGCCAGGAAAGTCATAATAGTTGATGCAATTCTGGCTAACAGCCTTCCAGGTTCAGTACACCGTATAGAAGGGAAGGACTTACTGGATGGTGTCGAATTTCATCCCCTGGTTTCAGTACATGATCTGACAATTACAGATGTATTGAAAATAGGAGAACAGGTTCAAGAACTTCCTGAAATTGTGGTCATCGGAATTGAAATAGGGTCGATTGTCACGGAAGCTACGCAGGAAATCAGTCCAGATGTTCTTAAAGGTGTGGATAAAGCCATAAAGCTCATCAGAGAAGAGGTCTTTTCCTCACTTTAA
- a CDS encoding gamma carbonic anhydrase family protein gives MIMDFKGKSPKISETVFIADSADVIGDIEIGDFSSVWFNAVLRGDRNKIKIGSRTSIQDNVVIHADPANGVQVGNDVTVGHGAVLHGCRIENNVLIGMNSTILNGAEIGRNSIVGANALISEGKKFPENSLIIGVPGKVKREIEESEIEAIAENAAEYVEFVREYREEVKNIQKK, from the coding sequence ATGATAATGGATTTTAAAGGCAAAAGCCCGAAAATCTCGGAGACGGTTTTTATTGCGGATTCTGCGGATGTTATAGGGGATATTGAAATTGGGGATTTTTCAAGTGTATGGTTTAATGCCGTGCTTCGCGGAGACAGGAATAAGATAAAAATCGGGAGTCGGACAAGTATTCAGGATAATGTGGTAATTCATGCTGACCCTGCGAATGGGGTTCAGGTCGGAAATGATGTAACTGTGGGACACGGAGCTGTGCTTCACGGGTGCAGAATAGAAAACAATGTGCTTATAGGGATGAACTCTACAATATTGAACGGTGCTGAAATAGGAAGAAATTCTATAGTAGGTGCAAATGCACTGATTTCTGAAGGGAAGAAATTTCCAGAAAACAGCTTGATAATTGGAGTTCCAGGGAAGGTAAAGAGGGAAATTGAGGAATCCGAGATTGAAGCTATAGCAGAAAACGCTGCAGAATATGTGGAATTTGTTAGAGAGTACAGGGAAGAAGTAAAAAATATACAAAAGAAGTAA
- the hypB gene encoding hydrogenase nickel incorporation protein HypB: protein MHVIDMGHDVYKANDKVAEKNKKKLDKYQVFSVNVMGAIGSGKTTLIEEAIRQLKDKYNIAVIAGDVVAEMDSSRFKKLDVPTIPVNTGKECHLDAKLVEKALDEIDLSNTDLLFIENVGNLICPVDFKLGEHLRVVIVSVTEGDDIILKHPMIFKTSDLAVINKVDIAHAVDVDAEKMRDDILSLKPNVPVILTSKHDWESLETWISFIELGVKEAQNR from the coding sequence ATGCATGTAATCGATATGGGACATGATGTCTACAAAGCAAATGATAAAGTTGCTGAAAAAAACAAAAAGAAACTTGACAAGTATCAGGTTTTCTCGGTAAATGTTATGGGTGCAATCGGATCAGGAAAGACCACTCTGATTGAAGAAGCTATCAGGCAACTTAAGGATAAGTATAATATAGCTGTGATCGCAGGGGATGTAGTCGCAGAAATGGATTCTTCTCGTTTCAAAAAACTTGATGTACCTACTATTCCCGTAAACACTGGAAAAGAGTGCCATCTTGATGCAAAACTGGTGGAAAAAGCCCTGGATGAAATCGATCTCAGTAACACGGATCTCCTTTTTATTGAGAACGTAGGCAACCTTATCTGTCCTGTGGACTTCAAACTGGGGGAACACCTGAGGGTCGTAATCGTGAGTGTTACCGAGGGAGACGACATTATTCTCAAGCACCCCATGATATTCAAGACTTCAGATCTTGCAGTAATAAATAAAGTTGACATTGCACATGCGGTTGATGTCGATGCCGAAAAAATGCGAGACGACATTCTTTCCTTAAAACCGAATGTGCCGGTTATCCTGACTTCAAAGCATGACTGGGAAAGCCTGGAAACCTGGATTAGCTTTATCGAGCTTGGAGTTAAAGAAGCTCAGAATAGATGA
- a CDS encoding SRPBCC domain-containing protein — protein MTQKNLETEVIINSPAARVWQTLTDFGAYPQWNPFIREVNGVSNSGEKLKVQMHLGNRVMTIRPTILVIRTERELRWIGHLVIPGIFDGEHGFVIEPAGENRVRLIQRETFKGLLVPFSGSLLGNTKRSFSKMNLALKERVEQAN, from the coding sequence ATTACTCAGAAGAATCTCGAGACCGAAGTTATCATCAACTCCCCGGCTGCCAGGGTCTGGCAAACTCTTACTGATTTTGGAGCATACCCGCAATGGAATCCATTTATCCGTGAGGTGAACGGAGTTTCCAATTCAGGTGAGAAATTAAAGGTTCAAATGCATCTAGGCAACCGTGTTATGACAATTCGACCAACTATTCTTGTCATTCGGACAGAAAGAGAGCTGCGCTGGATCGGCCATCTGGTAATTCCTGGGATATTCGATGGTGAGCACGGTTTTGTAATAGAACCAGCTGGTGAGAACAGGGTGCGCCTGATTCAACGAGAGACATTCAAAGGGCTTTTGGTGCCGTTTTCGGGTTCCCTGCTTGGCAATACAAAACGGAGTTTTAGTAAGATGAATCTGGCACTTAAGGAGCGCGTTGAGCAGGCAAACTAA
- a CDS encoding HypC/HybG/HupF family hydrogenase formation chaperone: MCIAIPGKVKSIVNENTATIDMGGICRDVNMDLMGGANESQIGRHFLVHVGYAIAEISEEESEETMHLLRQIAGLEEIDTPESESI; this comes from the coding sequence ATGTGTATAGCTATTCCTGGAAAAGTAAAATCCATTGTAAATGAGAATACTGCAACGATTGACATGGGCGGAATCTGCAGAGATGTGAATATGGACCTTATGGGAGGCGCAAATGAATCCCAGATAGGGAGACATTTTCTTGTCCATGTTGGATATGCAATAGCCGAAATCTCGGAAGAAGAAAGTGAAGAAACAATGCACCTTCTCAGACAGATTGCGGGACTTGAAGAGATAGATACACCAGAAAGCGAATCTATCTGA
- the hypD gene encoding hydrogenase formation protein HypD has protein sequence MENGNLPSKPAVPELEKKLLGRIKGSKKPLRIMHVCGTHERTIAKYGLRSILPKNIEVISGPGCPVCVTPEEDINIAIALAKSGATVVTFGDMMRVPGSAESLLDAKSEGANVKMVYSIDDAIALAEKKPELEVVFFGIGFETTVPANAAALLRKTPENFSLLTSQKQTPPAVEFLARDADVDAFIAPGHVATIIGTKPFESLAEKGFPIAVSGFEPGDILLGINLLQMQAEEGISRVDNGYPRAVKPEGNQIALKIMNEVFETSDSEWRGIGKIENSGLVLRKEFEEKDAAKKYEDLYASALEDVRKKTGGKDKKRCICAAILTGKAKPSQCPNFGKECTPKNPAGPCMVSQEGMCYNWFRYSREGGNRVA, from the coding sequence ATGGAAAACGGGAATTTACCTTCAAAGCCAGCGGTTCCTGAACTTGAAAAAAAGCTACTGGGAAGAATCAAAGGCTCGAAGAAACCGCTTCGCATAATGCATGTCTGCGGAACACACGAGCGAACGATAGCAAAATATGGGTTAAGGAGTATCCTTCCGAAAAATATCGAGGTAATTAGCGGCCCTGGATGCCCTGTTTGCGTGACTCCTGAAGAAGATATTAATATTGCAATTGCCCTTGCAAAAAGCGGGGCAACTGTTGTCACTTTTGGAGATATGATGCGGGTTCCGGGTTCGGCAGAAAGTTTGCTGGATGCGAAGTCTGAAGGGGCAAATGTAAAGATGGTCTATAGTATTGACGATGCAATTGCCCTTGCAGAAAAAAAGCCAGAACTTGAAGTAGTCTTTTTTGGAATAGGCTTTGAGACGACAGTTCCCGCAAATGCTGCTGCTCTTTTAAGAAAGACCCCCGAAAACTTCAGCCTTCTTACCTCACAGAAGCAAACTCCTCCTGCAGTCGAATTCCTTGCCAGGGATGCAGACGTTGATGCCTTTATAGCTCCTGGGCATGTGGCAACCATAATAGGCACAAAACCTTTTGAGTCTCTTGCAGAAAAAGGCTTTCCTATTGCCGTAAGTGGGTTTGAACCAGGAGATATTCTCCTTGGAATAAACCTGTTACAAATGCAAGCCGAGGAAGGAATCTCAAGGGTAGATAACGGTTACCCGAGAGCTGTAAAACCTGAAGGGAACCAGATTGCCCTTAAAATAATGAATGAAGTATTTGAAACCTCAGATTCTGAGTGGCGAGGTATAGGAAAGATAGAGAATTCAGGGCTTGTGCTCAGGAAAGAGTTTGAGGAAAAGGATGCTGCAAAGAAGTACGAAGACTTGTATGCTTCTGCTCTTGAAGATGTCCGAAAGAAAACAGGAGGAAAAGACAAAAAGCGTTGTATCTGCGCCGCTATCCTTACAGGAAAAGCAAAGCCTTCCCAGTGCCCGAACTTCGGTAAGGAATGTACCCCGAAAAATCCTGCAGGTCCCTGTATGGTAAGCCAGGAAGGTATGTGTTATAACTGGTTCAGGTACTCAAGAGAAGGAGGCAACAGAGTTGCATGA
- a CDS encoding GyrI-like domain-containing protein produces the protein MPKIYFKKENKEMYNPSAKEVSIVDVPEMNFLMIDGEGDPNTSQEYHDSIEALFSVSYKVKFITKKENSQDYVVMPLEGLWWVENLADFNIQDKSGWKWTAMIRQPDFITKYMIKKTIQEVEKKKKLPVLPRIKFQSLHEGLAAQIMYIGPYSQEGPAVEKLHNFIEEKGYEFNGSLPGEKHHEIYISDMRRTKPGKLKTIIRQPMKRRN, from the coding sequence ATGCCGAAAATATATTTTAAAAAAGAGAATAAAGAAATGTACAATCCATCCGCAAAAGAAGTATCAATCGTAGACGTTCCTGAAATGAATTTTCTAATGATAGACGGTGAAGGCGACCCTAATACATCACAGGAATATCATGATTCCATAGAAGCGTTGTTTTCAGTATCTTATAAAGTTAAATTTATCACTAAAAAAGAGAACTCGCAGGATTATGTGGTAATGCCTCTTGAAGGACTCTGGTGGGTTGAAAATCTGGCAGATTTCAATATTCAAGATAAAAGTGGCTGGAAATGGACTGCAATGATAAGACAGCCTGACTTCATCACTAAATACATGATAAAAAAGACCATACAGGAAGTCGAAAAAAAGAAAAAACTACCTGTACTTCCCAGAATAAAATTCCAAAGCCTGCATGAAGGCTTAGCAGCTCAGATAATGTACATTGGTCCATATTCTCAGGAAGGCCCGGCGGTAGAGAAATTACATAATTTCATTGAAGAAAAAGGATATGAGTTTAATGGCAGTCTGCCTGGTGAGAAACACCATGAGATATACATAAGTGATATGCGAAGAACAAAGCCGGGAAAACTTAAAACTATCATAAGGCAACCCATGAAAAGAAGAAATTAA
- a CDS encoding cytochrome b gives MKSKDNRSMVVERYTATDRIAHTVHAIAMLVLIITGLKIYTGWDFMSFHTARGLHMIMVPFLLAVNWILIPYNIFSEGHGFMGKISHFKDHYIFGPKDAARMGGIIGNFFRKGRYPAFSIYDETTGHYRTKLHPLMKILIVLEGTALFLIAVSGVVLYKLDWSLFGLPIASWILTITGFISPVFNLSPLEFLRILHLLMTYWFVFELVVHVGILELDPHVLKYYKAIFLTGKEDLADTHYSEVITAKTKYCPTKERP, from the coding sequence ATGAAATCAAAAGACAACCGGTCAATGGTTGTTGAGCGCTATACCGCAACTGACAGGATAGCTCATACTGTCCACGCTATTGCAATGTTAGTGCTCATCATCACCGGGTTAAAGATCTATACTGGATGGGACTTTATGAGTTTCCATACCGCCCGCGGTCTTCACATGATAATGGTTCCGTTCCTGCTTGCAGTGAACTGGATCCTTATCCCTTACAACATCTTCTCCGAAGGCCATGGGTTTATGGGAAAGATTTCACACTTTAAGGACCATTATATTTTCGGTCCTAAAGATGCAGCTCGTATGGGCGGTATAATTGGCAACTTCTTCAGGAAAGGCAGATATCCGGCATTCAGCATCTATGATGAGACTACTGGCCACTACAGGACCAAACTTCATCCCTTAATGAAAATCCTGATCGTGCTTGAAGGTACAGCTCTGTTCTTAATTGCAGTCTCAGGCGTTGTGCTTTACAAGCTTGACTGGTCGCTTTTTGGCCTTCCTATAGCTTCATGGATACTGACTATAACAGGCTTTATTTCACCTGTGTTCAATCTGTCTCCCCTGGAGTTCCTCAGGATACTTCACCTGCTGATGACCTACTGGTTTGTTTTTGAACTGGTAGTCCATGTGGGTATTCTGGAGCTTGATCCTCATGTCTTGAAGTACTACAAAGCTATCTTCCTGACCGGAAAAGAAGATCTCGCAGATACTCATTACTCTGAGGTTATCACAGCTAAAACAAAGTATTGCCCTACAAAGGAAAGGCCCTGA
- the hypA gene encoding hydrogenase maturation nickel metallochaperone HypA — protein sequence MHELSIACEIFEQVMATAKEHGATEVKHVTLQMGRLSHTNPEQLSFCFNVLANESIAKDADLIVEMIPPSLECECGYTGAVDEKKIRENCKFESELLAYAAVMECPVCGKPAQLTGGRELIIKSIEIETENQD from the coding sequence TTGCATGAATTGTCCATTGCATGTGAAATTTTCGAGCAGGTAATGGCTACTGCCAAAGAGCATGGAGCCACGGAAGTTAAGCACGTAACCCTTCAGATGGGAAGACTATCCCATACTAATCCGGAACAACTTAGTTTCTGTTTTAACGTCCTTGCAAATGAAAGTATTGCCAAAGATGCAGATCTTATTGTAGAAATGATACCGCCCTCTCTTGAATGTGAGTGTGGATACACTGGGGCAGTAGATGAAAAAAAGATACGAGAGAACTGTAAATTTGAAAGCGAACTTTTGGCTTATGCGGCAGTTATGGAATGCCCGGTCTGCGGAAAGCCTGCTCAGCTTACAGGTGGAAGAGAACTGATAATTAAAAGTATCGAAATCGAAACTGAAAACCAGGATTGA
- a CDS encoding hydrogenase small subunit: MSTGIKNLVRTLDSVDFLKMDRRTFMKALGAMGAAAFLNTYQADMVKALEEFPETKLLWIHGSECTGCSESVLNAGNPDLVQALQKLNINLAFHETLCAQQGIWNDGKLVNNAELNSEILQEEIYKEGKYILVVEGSIPNGPDGSGRYLVIGNKPFKQTLGEAAKNAVAVVAVGSCAAYGGITSADSDVAKDTDYRGVAFAKDDSSKGMLKELGIDKPVINIPGCPAHPDWVLLTVGAVILGKIKIPDDLDTLLDEYGRPKVFFPPDHVVHDNCPRRGYYDRGEFDEEIGGPGCLWKLGCKAPYAHADCAIRKWNGSVSMCTQAGGPCIACVEPGFPDTSRPLFVEREDIGVAGTNIDTIAKVAVGAAAVAAGVHAVRRMGKGE, encoded by the coding sequence ATGAGTACTGGAATAAAAAATCTTGTCCGTACACTGGACAGTGTGGACTTCTTAAAAATGGATCGACGCACTTTCATGAAAGCGTTAGGTGCAATGGGTGCAGCTGCATTTCTGAATACCTACCAAGCTGACATGGTAAAGGCCCTTGAAGAATTCCCAGAGACAAAGCTTCTTTGGATCCACGGCTCCGAATGTACCGGCTGTTCTGAATCAGTGTTAAACGCAGGCAATCCTGACCTTGTACAAGCACTACAAAAGCTCAATATCAATCTTGCTTTCCATGAGACTCTTTGTGCACAGCAGGGAATCTGGAATGATGGCAAGCTTGTGAACAACGCCGAGCTTAACTCCGAAATTCTCCAAGAAGAAATATATAAAGAAGGTAAATATATCCTGGTAGTTGAAGGCTCAATTCCAAACGGTCCAGATGGTTCGGGACGCTACCTGGTTATTGGGAACAAACCTTTCAAACAAACTCTTGGAGAAGCTGCAAAGAACGCAGTTGCTGTCGTTGCAGTAGGTTCCTGTGCTGCATACGGAGGAATTACCTCTGCGGACAGCGATGTTGCCAAGGATACGGATTACAGGGGAGTAGCTTTTGCAAAAGATGACTCTTCAAAGGGCATGCTTAAGGAACTTGGCATCGATAAGCCGGTAATCAACATTCCTGGTTGCCCTGCTCACCCTGACTGGGTTCTTCTTACTGTGGGCGCGGTAATTCTTGGAAAGATCAAGATCCCTGATGATCTCGATACTCTTCTGGACGAGTACGGCAGGCCAAAGGTCTTCTTCCCCCCAGACCATGTTGTCCATGATAACTGCCCACGCCGCGGATACTATGACCGTGGAGAATTCGATGAAGAGATCGGCGGGCCAGGATGCCTGTGGAAATTAGGCTGTAAAGCTCCCTATGCTCACGCAGACTGTGCAATTCGTAAATGGAATGGTTCAGTAAGCATGTGTACTCAGGCAGGCGGCCCCTGTATTGCCTGTGTCGAGCCGGGCTTCCCAGACACTTCAAGACCTCTGTTTGTTGAACGTGAAGATATCGGAGTTGCCGGGACAAACATTGACACAATAGCCAAAGTTGCAGTTGGAGCAGCTGCAGTTGCAGCAGGCGTACATGCTGTTAGGAGAATGGGAAAAGGAGAGTGA
- the hypE gene encoding hydrogenase expression/formation protein HypE produces the protein MKSNTISLEHGAGGEVMQALIGEIILKNFHNKSAGSIGLECLDDGSTVRLEGFNKGCELVMTTDSHVITPAFFPNTNIGRLAVSGTVNDLTVMGAKPLALTCAVIVPEGFPLKEFEEIIKTMDKTAAEVGVPIITGDTKTMEKTALDSIILNTAGLGITDSPVRDSGLQPGDKILVTGTIGDHGISLMAHREGFDFDTDLASDSAPLWKLIEPLLKLRTPEGEPVITAMKDPTRGGLANALNEMAEKSGAGILIEEDWIPFKPAVSAACEMLGLDPLEVANEGKAVIGVKPGFEDEVLSILRQHPYGRDAAVIGEVTPDKKEVVLRNRFGGMRFVDVPAGDPIPRVC, from the coding sequence ATGAAATCAAATACCATTTCTCTTGAGCATGGTGCAGGCGGAGAGGTTATGCAGGCACTTATAGGAGAAATAATTCTTAAAAACTTTCACAATAAAAGTGCAGGTTCGATTGGACTCGAATGTCTTGATGATGGGTCTACGGTCAGACTTGAAGGCTTCAATAAGGGATGCGAACTCGTAATGACTACTGACAGTCACGTGATTACACCTGCCTTTTTCCCAAATACCAATATAGGAAGACTTGCAGTTTCAGGCACTGTCAATGACCTTACGGTTATGGGAGCAAAGCCCCTTGCCCTTACCTGTGCAGTCATCGTTCCTGAAGGTTTTCCACTCAAGGAATTTGAGGAAATTATTAAAACAATGGACAAAACAGCTGCAGAGGTTGGTGTACCCATAATAACGGGCGATACTAAAACCATGGAGAAAACTGCGCTTGATTCGATTATCCTGAACACTGCAGGCCTGGGAATTACGGATAGCCCTGTAAGAGACTCAGGGCTTCAGCCGGGAGACAAAATTCTGGTCACAGGCACTATTGGCGACCACGGAATCTCGCTTATGGCTCACAGGGAAGGTTTTGACTTTGATACCGACCTTGCCTCAGATTCAGCCCCCCTCTGGAAACTCATAGAACCCCTCCTGAAACTCAGAACTCCAGAGGGCGAACCCGTAATTACGGCAATGAAAGACCCGACCCGTGGAGGTCTTGCAAATGCCCTGAACGAGATGGCAGAAAAATCCGGAGCAGGCATTCTTATCGAAGAAGACTGGATTCCTTTCAAACCAGCTGTTTCCGCAGCCTGTGAGATGCTGGGCCTCGATCCCCTTGAGGTTGCAAATGAAGGAAAAGCAGTTATCGGAGTCAAACCCGGCTTTGAAGACGAAGTGCTTTCAATCCTGAGGCAACACCCTTACGGCAGGGACGCAGCTGTTATAGGAGAAGTTACTCCAGATAAGAAAGAAGTAGTCCTAAGAAACCGGTTTGGTGGCATGCGTTTTGTAGATGTACCTGCCGGAGACCCGATTCCCAGAGTATGCTAA
- a CDS encoding peptidoglycan-binding domain-containing protein, with protein sequence MTIGDGHDLRSSRFEGDEVLEACYDNEISLQRGDRGSAVRKVQQALIFLDFPVPEVGANGIFGGETELAVKSYQESRGLKVDGIIGSETIGSLDEEFFTGPPELSISPVTEPQLSEVPTPLFPESPVRSPRASPVGPVRAPEVPPLEIPRAPRVGVPAVKIPQPPEAPVAEPPILKTQAVPLEQKPVHVARPITPPLTRLPPTIDSQGRKFHTAGTWSGSSSSFEAEAGKSVRLEVSNLNVKESSITIKTNTGEAKESVLLPDILVNFEFSAMEEPFIWRFYIETDSEDSLIEWKLYSNWVPGKSR encoded by the coding sequence ATGACTATTGGGGATGGTCACGATTTAAGGTCGTCGAGATTTGAAGGCGATGAGGTTCTGGAGGCTTGCTATGACAACGAAATATCTCTTCAAAGAGGGGACCGTGGCTCTGCGGTAAGAAAAGTTCAACAGGCTTTAATATTTTTGGACTTTCCCGTACCTGAGGTTGGAGCCAATGGCATTTTTGGTGGGGAAACCGAACTGGCGGTCAAAAGTTACCAGGAGTCACGGGGCCTGAAGGTTGATGGAATAATAGGGTCAGAGACTATAGGAAGTCTCGATGAGGAATTTTTCACAGGTCCACCGGAACTTTCTATTTCACCAGTAACCGAACCGCAGTTATCGGAGGTCCCAACTCCATTATTCCCGGAATCTCCGGTTCGATCACCAAGAGCATCTCCGGTAGGGCCGGTAAGAGCACCTGAAGTCCCACCACTAGAGATACCCCGGGCTCCGAGGGTAGGAGTACCCGCAGTTAAAATACCTCAACCTCCTGAAGCACCTGTAGCGGAACCTCCAATCCTGAAAACCCAGGCAGTTCCGCTTGAACAAAAACCGGTTCATGTGGCCAGACCTATAACTCCACCTTTGACCAGACTACCCCCTACGATTGATAGTCAGGGACGTAAATTCCATACTGCAGGAACCTGGAGTGGAAGTAGTTCTTCTTTTGAAGCTGAAGCTGGAAAATCGGTACGTCTCGAAGTAAGTAATCTGAATGTCAAAGAGTCAAGTATCACGATAAAGACAAATACAGGGGAAGCAAAAGAATCTGTGCTTTTACCTGATATCCTTGTAAATTTTGAATTCTCTGCAATGGAAGAGCCTTTTATATGGAGATTTTACATAGAAACCGACAGTGAAGACTCTTTAATCGAGTGGAAACTCTATAGCAATTGGGTGCCGGGAAAATCCAGGTAA
- a CDS encoding nickel-dependent hydrogenase large subunit, with the protein MVNVTVDPLTRIEGHQRISTEVGADGVITDAQSSSLIFRGFERILQHQDPRDAAFLTQRICGVCPLSHGLTATNALDDLYGVAESVPKDALMMRNIFQGLNMVASHATHIYVLFGPDLANPAYKNVLTTLGDTGNAVWKEMVGRFAPISYKMDGVAVPAGSSYLAAIPEKKRLAEMIALIAGRMPGPSALYPGGYTYPATVADVTKLASYYLQIMDFVSKHTLRVDFDTWIKNTYKASSPQKAVSFVTEHLQGLVDKSTASNDFSKDAGWGDVEFYAAFGSELVGEQILGLPASLKHDTIGGYKDPSKICFVAYGGYYKYKDGYDPRSPAGDRIFTSGVVSGNLEYQKFDPDKITESTAHSFYQNSSNDLAPTKGETVPFTDPNKIVYTGGSDSQYSWDKAPRYDGIAGEVGPLARMLNIKEPLVTGLAQALNEKGYSAANVYTRMLARMQETAILAYELLNWVTVDYNPNGKISVPIDLNAAKNNSGMGIWEAPRGALGHWISAGSDGKVTNYQCIVPGSWLMSPRDSKGIPGPLEQSLIGSKINPVGDVDYTNPVGIFHMGRSYDPCISCAVHTIDLTGKNAPKTLRIL; encoded by the coding sequence ATGGTAAATGTTACAGTTGATCCCTTAACCAGAATTGAAGGTCACCAGCGAATATCCACTGAAGTAGGTGCTGACGGTGTTATTACCGATGCCCAGTCATCTTCCCTTATATTCAGGGGTTTTGAACGAATTTTGCAACATCAGGACCCAAGAGATGCAGCTTTTCTTACCCAGAGAATTTGCGGTGTCTGTCCTCTGTCTCATGGATTGACAGCCACAAATGCTCTTGATGATCTTTATGGCGTAGCTGAGAGTGTTCCAAAAGACGCTCTTATGATGAGGAATATTTTCCAGGGCCTGAACATGGTTGCAAGCCATGCAACTCATATATACGTCCTCTTTGGTCCTGACCTTGCAAACCCAGCGTACAAGAATGTCCTCACAACACTGGGAGACACCGGAAACGCAGTCTGGAAAGAGATGGTTGGAAGGTTTGCCCCAATCAGCTACAAGATGGATGGCGTGGCTGTACCTGCGGGAAGTTCCTATCTTGCAGCAATTCCTGAAAAGAAACGCCTTGCGGAGATGATCGCACTTATTGCCGGTAGAATGCCAGGTCCTTCAGCCCTTTATCCAGGTGGATATACCTACCCGGCTACTGTCGCAGATGTAACCAAACTTGCCTCTTACTATCTGCAGATCATGGACTTCGTATCCAAACATACTCTAAGAGTTGATTTTGATACCTGGATCAAAAACACCTATAAGGCAAGCTCTCCTCAAAAAGCAGTAAGCTTTGTTACTGAACACCTCCAGGGTCTTGTTGACAAATCAACTGCTTCCAATGACTTCTCCAAAGACGCAGGTTGGGGAGATGTGGAGTTCTATGCAGCTTTTGGTTCAGAACTTGTAGGAGAACAAATTCTTGGTCTTCCAGCAAGCCTTAAACATGATACAATCGGTGGGTACAAGGACCCCTCAAAGATCTGCTTCGTTGCATATGGTGGATACTACAAGTACAAAGACGGATACGATCCGAGAAGCCCGGCAGGAGACCGTATTTTCACCTCAGGTGTAGTATCAGGAAATCTCGAATATCAGAAATTTGATCCGGACAAGATTACGGAGAGCACTGCTCACTCCTTCTACCAGAACAGTTCCAACGACCTCGCACCAACAAAAGGTGAAACCGTTCCGTTTACGGATCCAAACAAAATCGTCTACACCGGAGGTTCGGACAGCCAGTACAGCTGGGATAAGGCTCCGAGATATGACGGAATTGCAGGTGAAGTCGGGCCTCTTGCACGCATGCTAAATATAAAAGAGCCACTCGTAACCGGTTTGGCTCAGGCCCTTAATGAGAAAGGCTACTCTGCAGCTAATGTTTACACCAGAATGCTGGCTCGTATGCAGGAAACTGCAATTCTCGCGTATGAACTTCTCAATTGGGTAACAGTCGATTACAACCCCAACGGCAAGATTTCCGTGCCTATAGACCTTAATGCAGCTAAAAATAATTCGGGAATGGGCATATGGGAAGCTCCTCGTGGAGCTCTTGGTCACTGGATCTCTGCTGGCAGCGATGGAAAGGTTACCAACTATCAGTGTATAGTTCCGGGTAGCTGGTTGATGTCCCCAAGAGACAGCAAAGGCATTCCTGGTCCTCTCGAACAGTCTCTCATTGGTTCAAAAATCAACCCAGTTGGAGATGTCGATTATACCAATCCAGTTGGCATTTTCCATATGGGTAGATCCTATGATCCTTGCATTTCATGTGCAGTCCACACCATTGACCTGACTGGGAAAAACGCTCCAAAGACTCTAAGAATACTCTAA